A single window of Fimbriimonadaceae bacterium DNA harbors:
- the rplK gene encoding 50S ribosomal protein L11: MAKKITSVIKLNIAAGKGTPAPPVGPALGQAGINMMEFLKKFNEMTAPQMGFLLPVEISVFEDRSYSFVVKQPLMSALIKQAVGIETGSKTPGKQTVAVLTKAKAIEVAKRKMPDLNTTDEEMAIRIVAGTARSMGIDTDF; this comes from the coding sequence ATGGCCAAGAAGATCACCAGCGTCATCAAGTTGAACATCGCCGCGGGCAAAGGCACGCCGGCTCCCCCCGTCGGCCCCGCCCTCGGTCAGGCCGGCATCAACATGATGGAGTTTCTGAAGAAATTCAACGAGATGACCGCCCCGCAGATGGGCTTCCTCCTGCCGGTCGAGATCTCCGTCTTCGAAGACCGCTCCTATAGTTTTGTCGTCAAGCAGCCGCTGATGAGCGCCCTCATCAAGCAGGCGGTGGGGATCGAGACCGGATCCAAGACCCCGGGCAAGCAGACGGTCGCCGTGCTGACCAAGGCTAAGGCGATCGAGGTTGCAAAGCGCAAGATGCCGGACTTGAACACCACTGACGAAGAGATGGCCATCCGGATCGTCGCGGGGACCGCACGCTCGATGGGCATCGACACGGACTTCTGA
- a CDS encoding 5'-nucleotidase C-terminal domain-containing protein: MKLLIRQCLVAAVALAACSALAEEPSKASPGQSIADILCSATSAPVAFVPDGVLNPTGKNNDLSSWLQFPAGTVSVVKLTGKKFRAAIERSVSLYPSPNPSFLQLSGVDVTFDKDQPADHRVTSITVLGAPLEDAKTYEVAMPTSLAQGGAGYFLIWEKSDVVRTLKTTLGSLCKGKAVLESDSRYKTKG; encoded by the coding sequence ATGAAACTCTTGATTCGTCAATGCCTTGTCGCCGCCGTTGCCTTGGCGGCGTGCTCGGCCTTGGCCGAAGAGCCGTCGAAGGCCTCACCCGGCCAGTCGATCGCCGACATCCTGTGTTCGGCCACGTCGGCCCCGGTGGCTTTCGTTCCCGACGGTGTGCTCAACCCCACCGGCAAGAACAACGACCTCTCCTCGTGGCTCCAGTTCCCCGCCGGCACGGTCTCCGTGGTCAAGCTCACCGGCAAGAAGTTCCGGGCCGCGATCGAGCGTTCGGTAAGCCTTTATCCATCGCCCAACCCGAGCTTCCTGCAGTTGAGTGGGGTCGACGTCACCTTTGACAAAGACCAACCGGCCGACCACCGCGTCACGTCGATCACCGTACTGGGCGCACCCTTGGAGGACGCCAAGACCTACGAGGTCGCCATGCCGACGAGCCTGGCCCAGGGTGGGGCGGGCTACTTCCTCATCTGGGAAAAGTCGGACGTCGTGCGCACCCTCAAGACGACCCTAGGCAGCCTGTGCAAAGGCAAGGCGGTCCTTGAGTCGGACTCGCGCTACAAGACCAAGGGCTAA
- a CDS encoding YbjQ family protein → MMTPQAQQLHAWVTTANGFEGYKVVRYIGVVRGLTVRSRSVIGQVGAGLQSLFGGNITLYSELCEHARQEAYDLMISHAAQMGANAIVAMRYDATELAQGITEVLAYGTACVIQQVGP, encoded by the coding sequence ATGATGACTCCTCAGGCCCAGCAGCTCCATGCATGGGTCACGACCGCGAACGGCTTCGAGGGGTACAAAGTCGTCCGCTACATCGGGGTCGTGCGCGGCCTCACCGTGCGCAGCCGTTCTGTGATCGGGCAGGTCGGCGCGGGGCTGCAGTCCCTGTTTGGCGGCAACATCACCCTCTATTCAGAGCTGTGCGAACACGCCCGCCAAGAAGCCTATGACCTGATGATCAGCCACGCGGCCCAGATGGGGGCGAACGCGATCGTGGCGATGCGCTACGACGCCACCGAACTGGCCCAGGGCATCACTGAGGTGCTCGCCTATGGGACGGCTTGCGTGATCCAGCAGGTGGGCCCTTAG
- a CDS encoding M48 family metallopeptidase yields MARKRFPDISTDAFMADTDRQALEALKKIPFFEVVLRKFHEIGVDRALYVMNMGMSVRCGPKQFKTLHEILRESCEILDMPEPELYVTNNPFPNAWTGGVERPYITLRSSIVDAFTDEQLFDLIGHELGHIKAGHVLYMEMGRVLMQLLDLLGQYTFGVTSAASTGLVVAFFEWSRQAELTCDRAGLLTCQDFHVASDSLLRLTAGSTRFAGEMSVDAFLDQARMYQDMSLGDEIMKLLVFLAYGAWLTHPIPVQRMQELERWHLSGAYDKIMAGDYAKSPAKAARLP; encoded by the coding sequence ATGGCACGCAAGCGGTTCCCCGACATCAGCACCGATGCCTTTATGGCCGACACCGACCGGCAAGCCCTTGAGGCCCTCAAGAAGATCCCGTTCTTCGAGGTCGTGCTCCGCAAGTTCCACGAGATCGGCGTCGACCGGGCCCTCTACGTGATGAACATGGGGATGTCGGTCCGGTGCGGGCCCAAGCAGTTCAAGACGCTGCACGAGATCCTGCGGGAGTCGTGCGAGATCCTCGACATGCCGGAGCCGGAACTCTACGTGACCAACAATCCGTTCCCGAACGCATGGACGGGCGGGGTGGAGCGACCCTACATCACGTTGCGCAGTTCGATCGTCGACGCGTTCACGGACGAACAGCTCTTCGACCTGATCGGCCATGAGTTGGGCCACATCAAGGCCGGCCACGTCTTGTACATGGAGATGGGCCGGGTGCTCATGCAACTGCTCGACTTGCTCGGGCAATACACGTTCGGCGTCACCAGCGCGGCGTCCACCGGGTTGGTCGTCGCGTTCTTTGAATGGAGCCGGCAGGCCGAACTGACGTGTGACCGGGCTGGTCTCTTGACGTGCCAGGACTTCCACGTCGCCTCGGACTCCTTACTCCGCCTGACCGCCGGGTCCACCCGCTTTGCCGGGGAGATGAGCGTCGACGCCTTCCTTGACCAAGCGAGGATGTACCAGGACATGTCGCTCGGCGACGAGATCATGAAGCTGTTGGTGTTCCTGGCCTACGGGGCGTGGTTGACCCACCCGATCCCCGTCCAGCGCATGCAGGAACTGGAAAGGTGGCACCTGAGCGGGGCCTACGACAAGATCATGGCGGGCGACTACGCCAAGTCCCCGGCCAAGGCCGCCCGCTTGCCCTGA
- a CDS encoding PhzF family phenazine biosynthesis protein has product MSRPFALVDAFVTERPWSGNPAGVCLLEAWPSDAWMQGVAAEMNQAETAFLVAEAGAFGLRWFTPSVEVDLCGHATLASAHWLWESGVIPATSPATFRSKSGVLTARQESGLVVLDFPAEAPQPGDAPGVGEALGVRPVWTGANRMDWFVVVGSQAEVEAAAPHMDAVRATGLRGVVLTARAAPGGPDYVSRFFAPQSGIDEDPVTGSAHCALGPYWSRVLGQDSLVGEQLSSRRGRVGTAVRGDRVLLRGAARTVTSGNMLVQPE; this is encoded by the coding sequence ATGTCGAGACCCTTCGCCCTCGTCGACGCCTTTGTCACCGAGAGGCCCTGGTCGGGCAACCCCGCCGGAGTCTGCCTGCTGGAAGCCTGGCCGAGCGACGCTTGGATGCAGGGCGTCGCGGCGGAGATGAACCAGGCGGAGACCGCCTTCCTCGTCGCCGAAGCCGGCGCGTTCGGTCTCCGATGGTTCACGCCGTCGGTCGAGGTGGACCTGTGCGGACACGCCACCCTCGCTTCGGCCCACTGGCTCTGGGAGTCCGGCGTCATTCCCGCCACGTCGCCCGCGACGTTCCGCTCCAAGTCCGGCGTGCTCACCGCCCGGCAAGAGTCCGGTCTGGTCGTCCTTGATTTTCCAGCCGAGGCCCCCCAGCCGGGGGACGCGCCTGGCGTCGGGGAGGCCCTGGGTGTCCGCCCCGTCTGGACCGGCGCGAACCGTATGGACTGGTTCGTCGTGGTGGGCTCACAGGCCGAGGTCGAGGCGGCGGCCCCCCACATGGACGCCGTCAGGGCCACCGGCCTCCGGGGTGTCGTCTTGACCGCCCGTGCCGCTCCGGGCGGCCCCGACTACGTCAGCCGGTTTTTTGCCCCCCAGAGCGGCATCGACGAAGACCCGGTGACGGGGTCGGCCCACTGCGCCCTTGGCCCCTATTGGAGCAGGGTCTTGGGCCAAGACAGCCTTGTCGGCGAACAACTGTCGTCCCGACGCGGCCGCGTCGGCACCGCGGTCCGGGGCGACCGGGTCTTATTGCGCGGGGCGGCGCGAACGGTCACCAGCGGGAACATGCTTGTCCAGCCCGAATGA
- a CDS encoding chemotaxis protein CheX — protein MKVEYVSPFVGASINVVQTLIGTTPNRGQLSARPQVFTSQQVNIVCGVTGDVEGQVIYGMSVVTADKIASAMCGTQIVTFDQLAASAIAELGNMISGNSATLLSQQGYVVDITPPTIVKGTNVKITTLDIPALVIPIEIGDLGHIEINVSLQERAKRSAA, from the coding sequence ATGAAAGTCGAATACGTCTCCCCGTTCGTGGGCGCGTCGATCAACGTGGTCCAGACTTTGATCGGGACGACACCGAACCGTGGCCAGTTAAGCGCCCGGCCGCAGGTGTTCACTTCGCAGCAAGTGAACATCGTGTGCGGTGTCACCGGCGACGTCGAGGGCCAGGTCATCTACGGTATGTCCGTCGTCACGGCCGACAAAATCGCCTCGGCAATGTGCGGCACCCAGATCGTCACCTTCGACCAGCTGGCGGCGTCGGCCATCGCCGAACTGGGCAACATGATCAGCGGCAACAGTGCGACGTTGCTTTCCCAGCAAGGGTACGTCGTGGACATCACCCCGCCGACCATCGTCAAGGGCACGAACGTCAAGATCACGACGCTGGACATCCCTGCCCTGGTCATCCCGATCGAGATCGGTGACCTCGGCCACATTGAGATCAACGTCAGCCTCCAAGAGCGCGCCAAGCGGTCGGCGGCCTGA
- a CDS encoding response regulator encodes MANRILITDDALFMRVTLKNILSQNGYEVVGEAQNGLEAVKLYQELKPDLVTMDITMPEMDGLAALKEIRGIDPGAKVVMCSAMGQKNMVVEAIQSGAKDFIVKPFQPDRVLEAVKKLLAA; translated from the coding sequence ATGGCGAACCGCATCCTGATCACGGACGACGCCCTCTTCATGAGGGTGACGTTGAAGAACATCCTGTCGCAAAACGGCTACGAGGTCGTCGGCGAAGCCCAGAACGGGCTGGAAGCCGTGAAGCTCTACCAAGAGTTGAAGCCCGACCTTGTGACCATGGACATCACCATGCCGGAGATGGACGGCCTGGCTGCCCTGAAGGAGATCCGGGGGATCGATCCAGGCGCCAAGGTGGTCATGTGCTCGGCGATGGGGCAAAAGAACATGGTCGTCGAGGCGATCCAGTCGGGGGCGAAGGACTTCATCGTGAAGCCCTTCCAGCCTGACCGCGTCTTGGAGGCCGTCAAGAAGCTTCTCGCGGCCTGA